The window GTTGAATATATAGCGGCTCGGGCAGATGTAACTGAGCTCGTGGAGAACCGGCAGGAGATGCAGGCTCTCTTAACAACGGATAATCTGACCGGGCTCCCCAACAGGTATCAGATGCTGATAGATCTCAGTCACCAGACTCTGATGACGGTCATCCTTTTTGATATTCATGCCTTTGCAGATATCAACGATTATTTCGGCATAGAAACAGGTGACAGAATTCTTGTTGAATTTGTTCGTCGTCTGCAAAGAGAATGCGAAGATAAACCCTGCGAGCTGTATAAGCTTCCTGGGGATCAGACAGCTTTGCTGGTAACAGAAGAGTGGTCTTTACCTGAGGTTGAAGCAACTGTGGAACAGTTCACAGATTGCATAACGAGAAAACCTTTCTATGTCAATGATAGTGAGATCGCAGTGCATGTAACCTGCGGGATTGCCTGGAATGTAGAAAAAAATGGTCTTCTTGAGGCTGATATAGCTTTGAAGCAGGCGAAGAAAAATCGGCAAGAGTATGTGGTCAATAAGGAGAGCGGCAACTTCATGTTGGAGTTGGAGAAAAATCACTCTATCGCCGTTGATATAAAAAATGCTTTGCGTGAAGGCAGAGTTGTTACTTTCTTTCAACCTATTATTCGCGCAGCCACTGGCGAAATTGACAAGTATGAGTGCTTGGTACGGATTATTGATGAAGATGGAACTGTTCTGTCTCCTTACCTCTTTCTTGACGCAGCAAAGAAGGCAAGAATTTATACCAAAATAACAATGGCAGTCATTGATCGTGCCTGCGCCGCTTTTGCTGACTCCACGATGGAGTTTTCTGTGAACTTATCTACTCAGGATATTCTTGATTTGGCTGTTGTCAGACACCTCAAGAAGAGATTGGGAAAATCCTCAATAGGTAGCAGGGCCATCCTTGAAATTGTCGAAACAGAAGGTTTTGAAAATTACGATGAAGTCGCAGAATTCATCAAAGAGATGAAGGAAATGGGCTGTAAGATAGCTATTGATGACTTCGGGAGTGGACATTCTAACTATGAGCGCCTCATGAAGCTTCAGGTTGATTATCTGAAGATAGATGGCTCGATTCTCAAGAAATTGACCTCAGACGAAATTTCACAAACTATTGTCGAAACCATTGTCGCTGTTGCCAAGAAGCTTGGTATCCAAACGGTTGCTGAATTCGTCTATGACAAGGATACGGCAGAGCTGGCGACCTCATTGGGAGTTGACTTTCTGCAGGGGTATTATTTTTCAGAGCCCCTTAAAGAAGTTAAAAGTTGATTGTTGTATCATCATTCGAATATGTTGGAGCTGAGATGCTCATCATAATTCCAGAAAAAAACGGTTCCTGTTATGGCGCGTAATAAAACCCTAAGCTTTAGCTTTGCCCTTGTTTTCCTTTTGCTTTTCTCTGCCCAGTATGCCTTCTCCATTGGAGTTGATCCAAAGAGTAAAAGATCATTGCGGAAAACTCTGAAGAATTATAGCCAATCAAGGTCTAAAACGGGAGGTTCTGCAAAGGGAAAAAATGGGGCGGGTTCGGGAAACAAACGGTCTTCAGGCGGAAGTTACGGTTCAGGAGCAGCAGGGGCAAGTAGTATCTTATACACTTTGCCTGATGCTAAAGAGCCTCAGAAAGCCATAATGGTTGAGGTAGAAGATGGTGATACCATACGCGTTTTGCTGAATGATTCTCCGTACACTGTGAGTCTTTATGGGATTGATAGTCCTGAGAGAACGCAAACCTATGGTGTGCAGGCTATGCAAAAAATTACAAGGCTTATGAACAGTAAGAATATTAGCCTTCAGATTTATGATAAAGATACTGAAAAGAGACGATGTCTTGCGGTTATTTCAGTGGGGCAGAAAAATGTGAATGAGCTTCTGGTAAAAGGCGGTTATGCTTGGGTGAAGAAAGAGTATTGCTATGAGTCTTTTTGTGCTGATTGGCTCTCTTACCAGCAGAAAGCTATTGAGGGGAAAAAAGGCCTGTGGGGGTACCCAGATCCTATGGAGCCTTGGGTATGGAGGGCAATGCCCAAGGAGAAGAGACAAGACCTTCAGCAAGGCTATAGTCCTGTTGCCAATGGATTACGGTCCAGATACGGCAAAGATACAACTGTTATTGGAGAGTAATTTCCAGAGTAGAGAGGGATAAGAGCCACAGGGATTGCTTTCGAGTCTTGCGGTCCGTTTGCTGTTTTTTATCTTGGTTCTTTATGCAAGGGGAGCTGATCAAGCTTCCCCTTTTATGTTTTGTTGTCTCGGGTATCGGTGACGGGATGGATTTGTATTATGGATTTTTATGGCGCGACAGCGTCGTTCCTGCCAAGAATAAAGGTGTGAACCCGTGCGTCTTTCCTGCTCAGGAAGGATACCAGGTTATTGCTATGCTCTTGTTCTAGAACGACAAGACGAAATGTTCCGGCTGTACCTTTGGAAATGTGAAAATCAACCGTATAGCCAGAGAATTTCGGGCTCTCCCACATTGTCTTCATTGTACCATCTGACCAAGTTAGGGCAGTGATTGAGGAACCTTCAAAGGATCTCAGACGTCGAAAAAAAGTAGTGTCGGTCAAGCGGTTTCTCCCAAGAATAATTTCCGGTTTTCCATCTCCATTCAAGTCCTGCGCAATAAGGCGGGTATGCATATAGAGTGGTTTGGGATTATTTGCCTGATTACGATCACCATCCACTGTGCTTGAAAGGGTTCCGAGTATTTCCCGGCTCGCCCCAAAGCTCTTTTCGCTTTTCCATAGGGTCCTTCCACTCTTGTCGATGACTGTCAGTTTATTGCCTCGGGTGATCCCAACAAATTCCAAAGTTCCATCCATATCCAGGTCCACCAGGATAAAGTCGTAAATATTGAATCCCAGCGGGAGGGTAAGGCGCTCTCTCTTCATAAGTGAGCCGTCCTGCTGTCTTTTCAAACTATAGAAGTTGCTGTTTCCTCCTTCCTGAAAGACATTTTCCTGACCGAGTAAGATTGTCTGCCCTGCCGTACCAACCTCTGGGCGGAGGTAATAGGAGGCATTTTGATAAAGAACATGAAAGTTCCTGCCGTCCCATTCTAAAATTTGTGAAGCAGGGGTTTTCCCATTACTGGCGCCTATATAGATTTCTTGGAGGCCGTTATGGTCAAGGTCTGCAAGGTTTATTGTGTGGAGGCCAAGATGACGGGCAAGAGGCTGCAATGCAATACGTTGAAAAGAAGCGTTCGGACTTTTATGATAGATAACTACGCTTGCCTTTTCCAGAGAAACAAATTCTTTTGTTCCGTCGTTATTCAGGTCTCCAACAACCATTGCCAGGACTGTAGATGATGGTAAGGGATCTTGTCGTGAGGATTGGATACCAAACCCGGAGCTTTTGATCTCTGGTTCTGTGTTTTGCGTGATCTCTTGTTTTACATTATATTTTT is drawn from Candidatus Electrothrix aestuarii and contains these coding sequences:
- a CDS encoding EAL domain-containing protein, with the protein product MLETKIYYEDSKVLRNFVEAYRSVYQQAFVENHISLDEGNMYLLPVMAISKISEEFTQVTGGRVTVNAVTDRPRNLNNKADDVELKAIEFFRKNTSAQEYFEPVRKGKDQFFFYASPFYIKKMCLQCHGSREEVLPDVAQKYSTALDYKEGDLRGVISIKMKKANIRNELINLFFVKTTLVTLAGSLLFLTVIFFLIRKLKQQDAQYTQELEKTVQNQTGELQEQVNLLREYSKVLDASLIVSKGDLEGNITYVNDKMCQVFGYGPSELIGRPHSFLQHSDMDDHVFLELWKSIQAKRIWQGLLKNRKKDGSHCWAQTTVCPILDNTGEIVEYIAARADVTELVENRQEMQALLTTDNLTGLPNRYQMLIDLSHQTLMTVILFDIHAFADINDYFGIETGDRILVEFVRRLQRECEDKPCELYKLPGDQTALLVTEEWSLPEVEATVEQFTDCITRKPFYVNDSEIAVHVTCGIAWNVEKNGLLEADIALKQAKKNRQEYVVNKESGNFMLELEKNHSIAVDIKNALREGRVVTFFQPIIRAATGEIDKYECLVRIIDEDGTVLSPYLFLDAAKKARIYTKITMAVIDRACAAFADSTMEFSVNLSTQDILDLAVVRHLKKRLGKSSIGSRAILEIVETEGFENYDEVAEFIKEMKEMGCKIAIDDFGSGHSNYERLMKLQVDYLKIDGSILKKLTSDEISQTIVETIVAVAKKLGIQTVAEFVYDKDTAELATSLGVDFLQGYYFSEPLKEVKS
- a CDS encoding thermonuclease family protein, translated to MARNKTLSFSFALVFLLLFSAQYAFSIGVDPKSKRSLRKTLKNYSQSRSKTGGSAKGKNGAGSGNKRSSGGSYGSGAAGASSILYTLPDAKEPQKAIMVEVEDGDTIRVLLNDSPYTVSLYGIDSPERTQTYGVQAMQKITRLMNSKNISLQIYDKDTEKRRCLAVISVGQKNVNELLVKGGYAWVKKEYCYESFCADWLSYQQKAIEGKKGLWGYPDPMEPWVWRAMPKEKRQDLQQGYSPVANGLRSRYGKDTTVIGE
- a CDS encoding VCBS repeat-containing protein, encoding MVDNLTELLHQQNNVAVQNALQKIPNTSLLAGTLKEQAEGYEINIKVFGHRPSTQISLTQSFNQLESALTVLDELSLDIAEKIFSIARPKKTELAEKKDGLEGFYTAHPERMFKEKKYNVKQEITQNTEPEIKSSGFGIQSSRQDPLPSSTVLAMVVGDLNNDGTKEFVSLEKASVVIYHKSPNASFQRIALQPLARHLGLHTINLADLDHNGLQEIYIGASNGKTPASQILEWDGRNFHVLYQNASYYLRPEVGTAGQTILLGQENVFQEGGNSNFYSLKRQQDGSLMKRERLTLPLGFNIYDFILVDLDMDGTLEFVGITRGNKLTVIDKSGRTLWKSEKSFGASREILGTLSSTVDGDRNQANNPKPLYMHTRLIAQDLNGDGKPEIILGRNRLTDTTFFRRLRSFEGSSITALTWSDGTMKTMWESPKFSGYTVDFHISKGTAGTFRLVVLEQEHSNNLVSFLSRKDARVHTFILGRNDAVAP